A genomic segment from Thermus sp. LT1-2-5 encodes:
- a CDS encoding cytochrome c, with translation MEIGWVETTIGALFATVILTLWLSRGSGWLEPRFWRNAAWVSSLVMTGILVYLTMDSLNQIREGSARVPAYTVINKAIGLKRDYEKHRDIPVIGEGVGFFGRTWSEEEAYVLVNRGKLTLQSRNCMDCHTLLGNGAYFAPDLTRAWLDPKWETMVMSMTGKATKEEAMAEWLQHPDRYPTFARRMPNLHLSEEETRALVAFLKWMSAIDTNGFPDRFAGVQ, from the coding sequence ATGGAGATCGGCTGGGTAGAGACCACTATCGGGGCCCTCTTCGCCACAGTGATCCTCACTCTTTGGCTTTCCCGGGGTTCGGGATGGCTGGAGCCACGTTTCTGGCGGAATGCGGCCTGGGTCAGCTCCTTAGTTATGACGGGGATTCTCGTTTACCTCACGATGGATTCCCTAAACCAGATCCGGGAGGGCTCAGCCAGAGTCCCCGCTTATACGGTGATAAACAAGGCGATCGGGCTCAAGCGGGACTACGAAAAGCACCGGGACATCCCAGTGATCGGCGAGGGGGTGGGGTTTTTTGGAAGGACGTGGAGCGAGGAGGAGGCCTACGTCCTGGTGAACAGGGGCAAGCTGACCCTGCAGAGCCGCAACTGCATGGACTGCCATACCCTTCTCGGCAATGGGGCCTACTTCGCTCCGGACTTGACCCGAGCGTGGCTTGATCCCAAATGGGAGACCATGGTTATGTCCATGACCGGTAAGGCTACCAAGGAGGAGGCCATGGCCGAGTGGTTGCAGCATCCGGACCGCTACCCCACCTTTGCTCGGCGGATGCCTAACCTCCACCTCAGTGAAGAGGAGACGCGGGCTTTGGTGGCCTTCCTGAAGTGGATGTCGGCGATAGACACCAATGGCTTCCCCGACCGTTTCGCGGGGGTGCAGTAA
- a CDS encoding Rrf2 family transcriptional regulator — translation MSVRSLLRREESYALHALLLVAEEPGLSALKIAHKLKAPPAFMAKVLSKLAKAGLVESRMGRAGGVWLKGTPEEISLLKVMETLSGPVALDLCTTLKRCPTEERRGVCYLKPNLVRINLEIRKALGSLTLKDLLPEKA, via the coding sequence ATGTCCGTGCGCAGCCTTCTTCGGCGGGAAGAGTCCTATGCCCTCCACGCTCTTCTCCTTGTAGCGGAGGAGCCGGGCCTCTCCGCATTGAAAATCGCCCATAAACTCAAAGCCCCACCTGCCTTTATGGCCAAGGTGCTTTCCAAGCTGGCCAAGGCGGGACTAGTGGAAAGCCGGATGGGACGAGCAGGAGGGGTATGGCTCAAGGGCACCCCTGAAGAAATCAGCCTCCTTAAAGTCATGGAAACCCTGTCCGGCCCAGTAGCCTTGGACCTCTGCACCACCCTAAAACGCTGTCCCACGGAGGAACGGCGGGGGGTCTGCTACCTCAAGCCCAACCTGGTGCGCATAAACCTGGAGATCCGGAAAGCCCTAGGGAGCCTCACCCTTAAAGATCTCCTTCCGGAAAAGGCTTGA
- a CDS encoding DUF542 domain-containing protein, with product MEGIALMTPVNEILRRYPEAVRLLNGLGLDTCCGGAEPLEEAAKQAGRDPKEVLQALEAFLEEVQR from the coding sequence ATGGAAGGGATCGCCCTCATGACCCCGGTCAACGAGATCTTGCGGCGTTACCCAGAAGCCGTGCGGCTTCTGAACGGGCTCGGTCTGGACACCTGCTGCGGCGGGGCTGAGCCCTTGGAAGAAGCGGCTAAGCAAGCCGGACGGGACCCTAAAGAGGTCCTGCAAGCCCTGGAAGCCTTCCTGGAAGAGGTCCAGCGGTGA
- a CDS encoding AraC family ligand binding domain-containing protein, protein MGEPRVHLLCLEGEGILWAGEEEVHATPGVLLAAAPGEPHGARAGQGQFLVLGIITPRP, encoded by the coding sequence ATGGGGGAGCCCCGGGTCCACCTCCTCTGTTTGGAAGGCGAAGGGATCCTGTGGGCTGGGGAAGAAGAGGTTCATGCCACTCCAGGGGTCCTTCTTGCCGCAGCCCCCGGTGAGCCCCATGGGGCGCGGGCTGGCCAGGGGCAGTTTTTGGTACTCGGCATCATCACCCCAAGGCCATGA
- a CDS encoding YwiC-like family protein yields the protein MRATNLPLKSVALPAEHGGWGFTLEPVLLGLLLSPGAHTLGLLLLGLFGFLARHPFKLAYQDLRKGKRYPRTELALRVGSAYLLLALAGLLLTALTAQGPFLLPLLLALPLGAFMAWADAQNRTRELFPEISAALFMATLAPAGALAGGLGAQVAWGSFLALALRDVASLYYARTQVLRARGLAPKRYPAFLVLFLTPGLALFLGKVGLLPMAVFLGLFALALYGGISLLLPPVPARVIGWTQMGFGLLLVLLAAWGYTQMELPTALLWVPSLHRLLGWALVGFAFALGLWLLLRKEIPRAARLALGLYDLNALLGLLYLALGGRLSPHPFLALLGVALAHALLRRPHPWPGVGFLLLGLVLLWH from the coding sequence ATGCGCGCCACGAACCTTCCCCTAAAGTCGGTAGCCCTGCCTGCGGAGCACGGGGGCTGGGGCTTCACCCTGGAACCGGTTCTCCTGGGCCTCCTCCTCTCCCCGGGGGCCCACACCCTGGGGCTTCTCCTCCTAGGCCTTTTCGGCTTTTTGGCCCGGCACCCCTTCAAGCTCGCCTATCAGGACCTGCGGAAAGGCAAGCGCTACCCCCGCACGGAGCTGGCCCTAAGGGTGGGGAGCGCCTACCTCCTCCTGGCCCTTGCGGGCCTCCTCCTCACCGCCCTCACCGCCCAGGGGCCTTTCCTCCTTCCCCTCCTCCTCGCCCTTCCCCTGGGGGCCTTTATGGCCTGGGCCGATGCGCAAAATCGCACCCGGGAGCTCTTCCCGGAGATCAGCGCAGCCCTCTTCATGGCCACCCTTGCCCCGGCGGGGGCGCTGGCGGGAGGCCTTGGGGCCCAGGTGGCCTGGGGAAGCTTTCTGGCCCTGGCCTTACGAGACGTGGCCTCCCTCTACTACGCCCGCACCCAGGTGCTCCGGGCTCGAGGCCTCGCTCCCAAGCGTTACCCCGCCTTCCTAGTTCTCTTCCTCACCCCAGGGCTGGCTCTTTTCCTAGGGAAGGTAGGCCTTCTCCCCATGGCTGTCTTCCTGGGCCTTTTCGCCCTCGCCCTCTACGGCGGCATCTCCCTCCTCCTGCCCCCTGTGCCCGCCCGGGTCATCGGCTGGACGCAGATGGGCTTTGGCCTCCTCCTGGTCCTCCTCGCTGCCTGGGGATACACCCAGATGGAGCTTCCCACCGCCCTTCTCTGGGTGCCGAGCCTCCACCGCCTCCTGGGATGGGCCCTGGTGGGGTTCGCCTTTGCCCTTGGCCTTTGGCTTCTTCTCCGCAAGGAGATACCCCGGGCGGCCCGCCTCGCCCTGGGCCTTTACGACCTCAACGCCCTTTTGGGCCTCCTGTACCTGGCCCTGGGGGGCCGGCTTTCCCCGCACCCTTTCCTGGCCCTCCTCGGGGTGGCCCTGGCCCACGCCCTGCTCCGCCGGCCCCACCCTTGGCCAGGGGTGGGGTTCCTACTCCTTGGTCTCGTTCTACTCTGGCACTAA
- a CDS encoding S1C family serine protease: MRKAWGLLLLVPLLLALLNLSFGLLKPPRNWAEPIQAPAEALQAVYREAHPAALRIEGPEGSRGTGFFYAPGLVLTAYHVVAEGGPYTLVLADGRRAAARLLGFAEPMDLAVLATEETPPKTLPLETERRPRVGEAVVHIGNGRNQFIAPRYGRVTRLEVSPSAFLPQGLVETSLPLAPGDSGGPVLDASGKVLGVAVAIGQTEEGFRSFFTPLLGRREAVAGLEAGMRSYWPYLGLRGPRALTLELARELGLPPGGVLVGEVVPGGAAHRAGLRGLESGGVPDVILEVDGTPVNTFEELLREVRKRQVGDRVRLTVRRGSEVFQVEAALAPFPGR, translated from the coding sequence ATGCGGAAAGCCTGGGGTCTGCTCCTTCTCGTACCCCTTCTCCTAGCCCTCCTCAACCTCTCCTTTGGCCTTCTCAAGCCCCCCAGGAACTGGGCTGAGCCCATCCAGGCGCCCGCCGAAGCCCTCCAGGCCGTCTACCGGGAGGCCCATCCCGCCGCCCTCCGCATAGAAGGCCCCGAGGGAAGCCGGGGCACGGGCTTCTTCTACGCCCCGGGCCTCGTCCTCACCGCCTACCACGTGGTGGCGGAAGGGGGGCCTTACACCCTGGTCCTGGCCGATGGCCGGCGGGCGGCGGCGCGGCTTTTAGGCTTCGCCGAGCCCATGGACCTGGCGGTGCTGGCCACGGAGGAAACCCCTCCCAAAACCCTCCCCCTGGAAACGGAAAGGCGGCCCCGGGTGGGGGAGGCCGTGGTCCACATCGGCAACGGCCGCAACCAGTTCATCGCCCCCCGGTACGGACGGGTAACCCGCCTCGAGGTGAGCCCCTCGGCCTTCCTGCCCCAGGGCCTGGTGGAAACCTCCTTGCCCCTCGCCCCGGGGGACTCGGGGGGGCCGGTCCTGGACGCAAGCGGCAAGGTCCTGGGGGTGGCGGTGGCCATCGGCCAGACGGAGGAGGGGTTCCGGAGCTTCTTCACACCCCTTTTGGGCCGGAGGGAGGCCGTGGCCGGCCTGGAGGCGGGGATGAGGAGCTACTGGCCCTACCTGGGCCTCCGGGGCCCCCGGGCCTTGACCCTCGAGCTCGCCCGGGAGCTCGGGCTTCCCCCAGGCGGGGTGCTGGTGGGGGAGGTGGTGCCGGGCGGAGCGGCCCACCGGGCAGGGCTTAGGGGGTTGGAGTCGGGCGGCGTTCCCGACGTGATCCTAGAGGTGGACGGAACCCCAGTGAACACCTTTGAGGAACTCCTGCGGGAGGTGCGCAAACGCCAGGTGGGCGACCGGGTGCGCCTTACCGTGCGAAGGGGAAGCGAGGTCTTCCAGGTGGAGGCGGCCCTCGCCCCCTTCCCGGGGCGCTAG
- a CDS encoding P1 family peptidase, producing the protein MAEALWGEAALLPGFRVGHFTDREARTGCTVVLVEEGAVAAVDVRGAAPGTRETDLLLPENTVERVQAVCLTGGSAFGLGAADGVMDYLREKGKGFPTPAGVVPIVPAAVIFDLGRGEVFRPPGREAGYRASLAASLGVAEGSVGAGTGAVAGGVKGGFGLAGYRLEEGFRVVALAVVNSLGRPFDPLTGRLYAEGLLAEEERALLPDLSRYRGAPEDYRYPLLLGQNTTLGVVATDAPLTKAEARRLAIMAQDGLSRALRPAHTPLDGDLVFALALGDGKGVGPMALLRLGAYAADALARAIARAVLLAEGMPGVLAYREFVG; encoded by the coding sequence ATGGCGGAAGCCTTGTGGGGTGAGGCGGCGCTTCTCCCTGGGTTTCGGGTGGGGCATTTCACCGACCGGGAGGCCCGCACCGGGTGCACCGTGGTCCTGGTGGAGGAGGGGGCGGTGGCGGCGGTGGACGTGCGGGGGGCGGCCCCCGGCACCCGGGAGACGGACCTCCTCCTCCCGGAAAACACCGTGGAGCGGGTGCAGGCCGTTTGCCTCACCGGGGGAAGCGCCTTTGGCCTGGGGGCGGCGGATGGGGTCATGGACTACCTGCGGGAGAAGGGAAAAGGCTTCCCCACCCCGGCGGGGGTGGTGCCCATCGTGCCCGCCGCCGTGATCTTCGACCTGGGGCGGGGGGAGGTTTTTAGGCCCCCGGGGAGGGAGGCGGGGTATAGGGCCTCCTTAGCTGCCTCCCTGGGGGTGGCGGAGGGGAGCGTGGGGGCGGGCACCGGGGCGGTGGCCGGGGGGGTCAAGGGGGGCTTTGGCCTTGCCGGGTACCGCCTGGAGGAAGGGTTTAGGGTAGTGGCCCTGGCGGTGGTGAATAGCCTCGGCCGCCCCTTCGATCCCCTTACGGGCAGGCTTTACGCCGAGGGGCTTCTCGCCGAGGAGGAGCGGGCGCTTTTGCCGGACCTCTCCCGCTACCGGGGGGCGCCGGAGGACTACCGCTACCCCCTTCTCCTGGGCCAGAACACCACCTTGGGCGTGGTGGCCACGGACGCCCCCCTCACCAAGGCGGAGGCCAGGCGGTTAGCCATCATGGCCCAGGACGGGCTTTCCCGGGCCCTCCGCCCCGCCCACACCCCCCTGGACGGGGACCTGGTCTTCGCCCTGGCCTTGGGGGACGGGAAGGGGGTGGGGCCCATGGCCCTTTTGCGCCTGGGGGCCTACGCCGCCGACGCCCTGGCCCGGGCCATCGCCCGGGCGGTCCTCCTGGCGGAGGGGATGCCGGGCGTGCTGGCTTATCGGGAGTTTGTGGGCTAG
- a CDS encoding class II aldolase/adducin family protein: protein MWEYLIHGEPTPRLQAFLQGVGQALEAQGFRHNPEAEAPNLVLNAITPENPRPYRRKAQATFVASVLELPDYPQDPLKELYPYLVRALSNVLLAYVPGKGVEFLTLELGHYQEAEGGRFFERVAERLRPIACSRLVIQNIFEPDLEPELWQGDELTESMYRAGKKLKEWDLLPAPFPIEEILPPEDLRHVKRLYGIGGLSYGNLSVRKDERRFWMSASGVDKANLKEIGRDILMVKDYDPERNAILLSVPPQVEPRRVSVDAIEHWMIYREHPEVGAILHVHAWMEGVPATPFNYPCGTYELAQAVAEKVRQAPDPARAVVGLKNHGLTITGKSLDEILERIEGKLIRTVPMS, encoded by the coding sequence ATGTGGGAGTACCTCATCCACGGCGAGCCCACGCCCAGGTTGCAGGCCTTTTTGCAAGGGGTTGGCCAAGCCTTGGAAGCCCAGGGTTTCCGCCATAACCCAGAAGCGGAAGCCCCCAACCTGGTTCTAAACGCCATCACCCCGGAAAACCCCCGGCCCTACCGCCGCAAGGCCCAGGCCACCTTCGTAGCCTCGGTGCTGGAGCTTCCCGATTACCCCCAAGACCCCCTAAAGGAGCTCTACCCCTACCTGGTGCGGGCCCTTTCCAACGTCCTTTTGGCCTACGTGCCGGGCAAGGGGGTGGAGTTCCTCACCCTGGAGCTCGGCCATTACCAGGAAGCTGAGGGGGGGCGCTTTTTTGAGCGGGTGGCGGAGCGCCTGCGGCCCATCGCCTGCAGCCGCCTGGTCATCCAGAACATCTTCGAGCCCGACCTGGAACCGGAGCTCTGGCAGGGAGACGAGCTTACGGAGAGCATGTACCGGGCAGGGAAAAAGCTCAAGGAGTGGGACCTCCTCCCCGCCCCCTTCCCCATTGAGGAAATCCTGCCCCCTGAGGACCTCCGCCACGTGAAGCGGCTTTACGGCATCGGGGGGCTTTCCTACGGCAACCTCTCCGTGCGCAAGGACGAACGGCGCTTCTGGATGTCCGCAAGCGGGGTGGACAAGGCGAACCTCAAGGAGATCGGCCGGGACATCCTCATGGTGAAGGACTACGACCCCGAGCGGAACGCCATCCTCCTCTCCGTCCCCCCCCAGGTGGAGCCCAGGCGGGTGAGCGTGGACGCCATTGAGCACTGGATGATCTACCGGGAACACCCCGAGGTGGGGGCCATCCTCCACGTGCACGCCTGGATGGAGGGGGTGCCCGCCACCCCCTTCAACTACCCCTGCGGCACGTACGAGCTCGCCCAAGCGGTGGCGGAGAAGGTGCGCCAGGCCCCGGACCCCGCCCGGGCGGTGGTGGGGCTCAAGAACCACGGCCTCACCATCACGGGAAAAAGCCTGGACGAGATCCTGGAGCGCATTGAGGGCAAGCTCATCCGCACCGTGCCCATGTCATGA
- a CDS encoding zinc-binding dehydrogenase, protein MKALLYTPSLPRFLAARLLGKRFPKGLLPLTLSEVPLPEREGFVRVRVRLSGVCGSDLALLYGKSPPSISPFFSFPAVLGHEILGEYEGSLVAVNPLLACADRGLPPCPKCQKGEEGLCQNVAEGAFAPGMLGYNRDLPGGWGEWVLARPERLYPIPDGVPEERAVLAEPLAVVLRGLEKLRPWPEEILVLGMGTLGLLAVRLFRALGYEGKVLAVAKYPHQAEKAKAFGADEVYGSAKEALAARARRYRYLLFEGHRGGYPGVVEASGSGKGFREALTLAEEGGRVLLLGAPGLELVDLSPFWFKEVGLLGSYTYTRKDFAQAVALLPELKGLEGLVGGVFPLERWKEALSARGKALFRPNVP, encoded by the coding sequence ATGAAGGCCCTCCTCTACACCCCCTCCCTCCCCCGCTTCCTCGCGGCCCGGCTTCTAGGGAAGCGCTTCCCCAAGGGGCTCCTCCCCCTCACCCTAAGCGAGGTGCCCTTGCCGGAACGGGAAGGCTTCGTGCGGGTGAGGGTGAGGCTAAGCGGGGTCTGCGGCTCAGACCTCGCCCTCCTCTACGGCAAAAGCCCCCCCTCCATAAGCCCCTTCTTCTCCTTCCCCGCCGTCCTCGGCCACGAGATCCTTGGGGAATACGAGGGAAGCCTGGTGGCGGTCAACCCCCTCCTCGCCTGCGCCGACCGAGGGCTTCCCCCCTGCCCCAAGTGCCAAAAGGGGGAGGAGGGGCTCTGCCAGAACGTGGCGGAAGGCGCTTTCGCCCCGGGAATGCTGGGCTACAACCGGGACCTCCCGGGAGGCTGGGGGGAGTGGGTCTTGGCCCGGCCCGAGCGGCTTTACCCCATTCCGGACGGGGTCCCGGAGGAGCGGGCGGTGCTGGCCGAGCCCTTGGCCGTGGTGCTAAGGGGCCTCGAGAAGCTCAGGCCCTGGCCTGAGGAGATCCTGGTGCTCGGCATGGGCACCCTGGGCCTCCTCGCCGTGCGCCTCTTCAGGGCCCTGGGCTATGAGGGGAAGGTCCTCGCTGTGGCCAAGTACCCCCACCAGGCAGAGAAGGCGAAAGCCTTCGGGGCGGACGAGGTCTACGGAAGCGCCAAGGAAGCCCTCGCCGCGCGGGCCCGGCGCTACCGCTACCTCCTCTTCGAGGGTCACCGGGGTGGGTACCCAGGGGTGGTGGAGGCCTCAGGGAGCGGAAAGGGCTTCCGGGAGGCCCTCACCCTGGCGGAGGAGGGGGGAAGGGTCCTCCTCTTGGGCGCCCCGGGGCTTGAGCTCGTGGACCTTTCCCCCTTCTGGTTCAAGGAGGTGGGCCTCCTGGGGAGCTACACCTACACCCGAAAGGACTTCGCCCAGGCGGTAGCGCTTTTGCCGGAGCTAAAGGGCTTAGAAGGCCTGGTGGGAGGCGTCTTCCCCCTGGAGCGCTGGAAGGAGGCCCTCTCCGCCCGGGGCAAGGCCCTCTTCCGGCCGAATGTGCCTTAG
- a CDS encoding AAA family ATPase has product MAWEEEPFSEAGEKLRRLLKEVKRVIVGQDHLLERMLVALLARGHLLIEGVPGLAKTLAVKTLAEAVGGSFRRIQFTPDLVPADLLGTRMYNPKEGEFRTELGPIFAHLLLADEINRAPAKVQSALLEAMQERQVTLGKETYPLPKPFLVLATQNPIESEGTYPLPEAQLDRFLLKVVVDYPAFHEELEIVRRMTTGEEIRVEKVLSLEELLALSRLADRVYVHPKVAEHAVALVQATRDLEGAGLKEFRPYVAFGASPRASLALVQGAKALALVRGRAHALPEDVRDLYLDALRHRLVLSYQALAEGITAEAVLNAILARFPAPFVPLHDPYGDARSPLGPPGA; this is encoded by the coding sequence ATGGCCTGGGAAGAAGAGCCCTTTTCAGAAGCGGGGGAGAAGCTCAGGCGGCTTCTCAAGGAGGTCAAGCGGGTCATCGTGGGCCAGGACCACCTCCTAGAGAGGATGCTGGTGGCCCTCCTGGCCCGGGGCCACCTCCTCATCGAGGGCGTGCCCGGGCTGGCCAAGACCTTGGCGGTGAAGACCCTGGCGGAGGCGGTGGGGGGAAGCTTTCGGCGCATCCAGTTCACCCCGGACCTGGTGCCGGCGGACCTTCTGGGCACCCGCATGTATAACCCCAAGGAGGGGGAGTTCCGCACCGAGCTCGGGCCCATCTTCGCCCACCTCCTCCTGGCGGACGAGATCAACCGGGCCCCGGCCAAGGTGCAGTCGGCCCTCCTCGAGGCCATGCAGGAGCGCCAGGTGACCCTGGGCAAGGAAACCTACCCCTTGCCCAAGCCCTTCCTGGTCCTCGCCACCCAGAACCCCATCGAGAGCGAGGGCACCTACCCCCTGCCCGAGGCTCAGCTGGACCGCTTCCTCCTCAAGGTGGTGGTGGACTACCCCGCCTTCCACGAGGAGCTGGAGATCGTGCGCCGTATGACCACGGGGGAGGAGATCCGGGTGGAAAAGGTCCTCTCCCTGGAGGAGCTCCTGGCCCTTTCCCGCCTGGCCGACCGGGTCTACGTCCACCCCAAGGTGGCGGAGCACGCCGTGGCCCTGGTCCAGGCCACCCGGGACCTGGAGGGGGCGGGCCTTAAGGAGTTCAGGCCCTACGTGGCCTTCGGGGCCAGCCCCCGGGCCTCCTTGGCCCTGGTGCAGGGGGCCAAGGCCCTGGCCTTGGTGCGGGGCCGGGCCCATGCCCTGCCCGAGGACGTGCGGGACCTTTACCTGGACGCCCTCCGCCACCGCCTGGTCCTCTCCTACCAGGCCCTGGCGGAGGGGATCACGGCGGAGGCGGTGCTCAACGCCATCCTCGCCCGCTTCCCCGCCCCCTTCGTGCCCCTCCACGACCCTTATGGAGACGCCCGAAGCCCTCTTGGCCCGCCTGGAGCTTAA
- a CDS encoding DUF58 domain-containing protein: protein METPEALLARLELKVVRPLDGLLFGDYRGVFYGKSLELAEISPYSPGDEAERIDWPATARTGELHVRRFREERELTLWLLLDGSPSMRFGSRRREKYTLALELALSVAYIALRHGNRVGALLPGGLLPPRGGKAQALLLAREAQKPGPPRPLAEGLDLLGKVARRRSLVFVFSDFLDPFAEALARLAPRHDLVAVLVEDPLERALPEAGVLAFSDPETGLCVEVNALDPRVREAYRRRAEAHRLARMRAIGKAGAELLLTSTEMDLLPLLLGFVERRRRWPSRARKPSS, encoded by the coding sequence ATGGAGACGCCCGAAGCCCTCTTGGCCCGCCTGGAGCTTAAGGTGGTGCGTCCCCTGGACGGGCTCCTCTTCGGGGACTACCGGGGGGTGTTCTACGGCAAGAGCCTGGAGCTGGCCGAGATCTCCCCCTATAGCCCCGGGGACGAGGCGGAGCGCATCGACTGGCCCGCCACCGCCCGCACGGGGGAGCTCCATGTGCGCCGCTTCCGCGAGGAGCGGGAGCTCACCCTCTGGCTCCTCCTGGACGGAAGCCCCTCCATGCGCTTCGGCTCCAGGCGGCGGGAGAAGTACACCCTGGCCTTGGAGCTCGCCCTGAGCGTGGCCTACATCGCACTACGCCATGGGAACCGGGTGGGGGCCCTCCTCCCCGGGGGCCTCCTCCCCCCGCGGGGCGGGAAGGCCCAGGCCCTCCTCCTGGCCCGGGAGGCGCAAAAGCCGGGGCCTCCCCGGCCCCTGGCCGAAGGGCTTGACCTCCTGGGGAAGGTGGCGCGGCGGCGAAGCTTGGTCTTCGTCTTCAGCGACTTCCTGGACCCCTTCGCCGAGGCCCTGGCCCGCCTGGCCCCACGGCACGACCTGGTGGCGGTCCTGGTGGAAGACCCTCTGGAACGGGCCCTGCCCGAGGCCGGGGTCCTGGCCTTCTCCGACCCGGAAACGGGCCTCTGCGTGGAGGTGAACGCCCTGGACCCCCGGGTGCGGGAGGCCTACCGGAGGCGGGCCGAGGCCCACAGGCTCGCCCGCATGCGAGCCATTGGGAAGGCGGGGGCCGAACTCCTTTTGACCTCCACGGAGATGGACCTCCTCCCCCTTCTTTTGGGCTTTGTGGAAAGGAGGCGCAGGTGGCCTTCAAGAGCCCGGAAACCCTCCTCCTAG
- a CDS encoding VWA domain-containing protein, translating to MAFKSPETLLLGAFLLGVAALVAHLLKEAGRRRLLQALDPAFAPRPKPLPLPYLLALPLLLLAAGQPEAPLPWRENLTQAVVVLDTSHSMGADDETPSRLEKAKALVHAFLRGLDPSVKVGLVSFGPQAVLVLAPSTDRKTLLEALSGLRPGGVSPLGQGLLQARRVLRPEGPERDLPEAKPPAAVLLLSDGAANAGKDPLEAGAELARAQLPVFVRPLGDPRGAVSRIGEGLYFVPSDPGTLLRLAQATGGGVLQEDFRPLYQALRPHYVWRTRPQELAQALAVAGFLLLSFGAYTGLAREGRWP from the coding sequence GTGGCCTTCAAGAGCCCGGAAACCCTCCTCCTAGGGGCCTTCCTCCTGGGGGTAGCCGCCCTCGTGGCCCACCTCCTCAAGGAGGCGGGAAGGAGGCGGCTCCTTCAGGCCCTGGACCCCGCCTTCGCCCCCAGGCCAAAGCCCCTTCCCCTCCCCTACCTCCTCGCCCTCCCTTTGCTCCTCTTGGCGGCGGGCCAGCCCGAGGCCCCCTTGCCCTGGCGGGAAAACCTCACCCAGGCGGTGGTGGTGCTGGACACCAGCCACTCCATGGGCGCAGACGACGAGACCCCAAGCCGCCTGGAGAAGGCCAAGGCCCTGGTCCACGCCTTCCTGAGGGGCCTGGACCCCTCGGTGAAGGTGGGCCTCGTGAGCTTCGGCCCCCAGGCGGTTTTGGTCCTGGCGCCTTCTACCGACCGCAAGACCCTCCTGGAGGCCCTTTCTGGCCTGAGGCCGGGAGGGGTGAGCCCCTTGGGCCAGGGGCTTCTTCAGGCCCGGCGGGTCCTCCGCCCCGAAGGGCCCGAGCGGGACCTCCCCGAGGCCAAGCCCCCTGCCGCCGTCCTCCTCCTCTCCGACGGGGCGGCCAACGCCGGGAAAGACCCCTTGGAGGCGGGGGCGGAGCTGGCCCGGGCCCAGCTTCCCGTCTTCGTCCGCCCCCTGGGTGACCCTCGAGGGGCGGTGAGCCGCATCGGGGAGGGACTTTACTTCGTGCCCAGCGACCCGGGGACCCTCCTGCGCCTGGCCCAGGCCACAGGGGGCGGCGTGCTCCAGGAGGACTTCCGCCCCCTCTACCAGGCCCTAAGGCCCCACTACGTCTGGCGCACCCGGCCCCAGGAACTGGCCCAGGCCCTGGCGGTGGCGGGGTTTTTGCTCCTAAGCTTCGGGGCCTACACGGGCCTAGCCCGGGAAGGGAGGTGGCCGTGA
- a CDS encoding VWA domain-containing protein, protein MSLLAPEALSLLFLLAFLLLGLWRARPKAALPHPLAALLQEAAKEARGPLPWLPTALFALGLFLLVLAASRPLLPLPGQASENAVVLVVDVSRSMMATDLKPNRLEAAKEAARTFLKEAPKGLRVGLVAFSGYAQTIHPPTTDRKRLLESLDSLEFGRSTAIGEGILEALRNLREAGGEGEILLLTDGRNRTGIDPLEAASEAAKMGVKVHAVGVGVPGWTPGPEDPALGFGFFPGAYEVDEELLWAMAEMTGGEHHLIRSERELSALYQRLAQGVRLEVKKAEATGLFALLGGVFALLGVGLRHYLSPA, encoded by the coding sequence GTGAGCCTCCTCGCCCCGGAGGCCCTAAGCCTCCTCTTTCTCCTCGCCTTCCTCCTTTTGGGCCTCTGGAGGGCAAGGCCCAAGGCCGCCCTCCCCCACCCCCTGGCGGCCCTCCTCCAAGAGGCGGCCAAGGAAGCTAGGGGGCCTTTGCCTTGGCTTCCCACGGCGCTTTTTGCCCTGGGGCTTTTCCTCTTGGTCTTGGCGGCAAGCCGCCCCCTCCTGCCCCTTCCGGGCCAAGCCAGCGAAAACGCCGTGGTCCTGGTGGTGGACGTGAGCCGGAGCATGATGGCCACCGACCTCAAGCCGAACCGCCTCGAGGCCGCCAAGGAAGCGGCCCGCACCTTCCTAAAAGAGGCCCCCAAAGGGCTCCGCGTGGGCCTGGTGGCCTTCAGCGGCTACGCCCAGACCATCCACCCCCCCACCACGGACCGCAAGCGCCTCTTGGAGAGCCTAGATAGCCTGGAGTTCGGCCGCTCCACCGCTATCGGGGAAGGAATCCTGGAGGCCCTGCGCAACCTTAGGGAAGCGGGGGGGGAGGGGGAGATCCTCCTCCTCACCGACGGGCGGAACCGCACGGGCATAGACCCCCTGGAAGCGGCGAGCGAGGCGGCCAAGATGGGGGTGAAGGTCCACGCCGTGGGGGTGGGCGTGCCCGGCTGGACCCCGGGCCCCGAGGACCCGGCCCTGGGCTTTGGCTTCTTCCCCGGGGCTTACGAGGTGGACGAGGAGCTCCTTTGGGCCATGGCCGAGATGACGGGAGGGGAGCACCACCTGATCCGCTCGGAACGGGAGCTTTCCGCCCTCTACCAAAGGCTCGCCCAAGGGGTGCGCCTGGAGGTGAAAAAGGCGGAGGCCACGGGCCTTTTCGCCCTCCTGGGCGGGGTCTTTGCCCTTTTGGGGGTGGGCCTTAGGCACTACCTCTCCCCCGCCTAG